In Metopolophium dirhodum isolate CAU chromosome 7, ASM1992520v1, whole genome shotgun sequence, one genomic interval encodes:
- the LOC132948115 gene encoding uncharacterized protein LOC132948115, whose product MICNISTPMLANELENDLENAMEVNSPESDCIDVVNEDLNTSEKLQETTIGMDSSYEQLPAKKRKTNKHDAISDLLNIERQKLLHFTKINENSQKKKSIIEDESFHFMVSLVPYLQELPENRKLIVRHKLQQVFLEEQERCDTNRLNQNDLNLSFLQPLRSEESRQVINQAYSNIPNDSNQCVTSYIQQPNQTFATTSSTYY is encoded by the coding sequence ATGATATGTAATATTTCTACACCAATGTTGGCGAATGAATTAGAAAACGATTTAGAAAACGCTATGGAAGTTAATTCACCAGAAAGCGACTGTATTGACGTCGTAAACGAAGACTTAAATACATCGGAAAAACTACAAGAAACAACAATAGGTATGGATTCTTCATATGAGCAATTACCggcgaaaaaaagaaaaactaataAACATGATGCAATTAGTGATTTGCTAAATATCGAAAGACAAAAATTACTccattttactaaaataaatgaaaattcacaaaaaaaaaaaagcataattgAAGACGAAAGTTTCCATTTTATGGTAAGTTTGGTACCTTATTTGCAAGAACTTCCAGAGAATAGAAAATTGATAGTTAGACATAAGTTGCAACAAGTATTTTTAGAAGAACAAGAAAGATGTGACACCAATAGATTAaatcaaaatgatttaaatctGAGTTTTTTACAACCACTACGTTCCGAAGAATCAAGACAAGTTATTAATCAAGCATATtctaatatacctaatgattCTAACCAATGCGTTACAAGTTATATTCAACAACCCAATCAAACTTTTGCTACAACCagttctacatattattaa